A genomic segment from Chitinophagaceae bacterium encodes:
- a CDS encoding glycogen synthase translates to MEILHISAECYPMAKVGGLADVVGSLPKYQQELGHIAKVVVPMYRTKFLYDNEWEVVHKGVIKMGSYSNEFTIIKEKLNKTGFDLYCVDVNGLLDREKVYGYDDDAERFTAFQIAVLEWLDKWNHKPDVVHVHDYHAGLIPFMMKHCFQFSALSSIPTVLTIHNAQYQGWMSWEKGNYIPAWDTWKWGLLDWGNTINPLACALKTADKVNTVSPGYMEELMQNANGLEPLFHQEWAKCSGIINGIDYVVWNPETDSYILDNFSIKDFKAGKQLNKKKLCDDFDMDINLPLFIFIGRLVGEKSADLLAPAISSAFEENGTVFNILILGSGEPSVEHALYSLNNKWVGYYNTQISYNEKLSHQMYAGADFLLMPSRVEPCGLNQLYAMRYGTMPLVRKTGGLKDTVPDFGNEGGYGITFIQASVKDITQAMQRALKLYNNQKQLNTLRETMMKVNNSWEQSAKKYIDLYTSIQ, encoded by the coding sequence ATGGAAATATTACATATAAGTGCGGAATGTTACCCCATGGCCAAGGTAGGCGGACTGGCAGATGTGGTAGGCTCTTTACCTAAATACCAGCAGGAGCTTGGGCATATTGCCAAAGTAGTTGTACCCATGTACCGTACTAAATTTTTGTACGATAATGAATGGGAAGTGGTACATAAGGGCGTTATTAAAATGGGATCATACAGCAATGAGTTTACCATTATAAAAGAAAAGCTTAATAAAACAGGTTTTGATCTTTATTGTGTGGATGTTAACGGCTTGCTCGACAGGGAGAAAGTATATGGTTATGATGATGATGCCGAAAGGTTCACCGCATTTCAAATTGCTGTATTGGAGTGGCTGGATAAATGGAACCATAAGCCCGATGTAGTGCATGTGCATGATTATCATGCAGGACTTATTCCCTTTATGATGAAGCATTGTTTCCAGTTTTCCGCTTTATCTTCCATTCCAACGGTTCTCACCATACATAACGCCCAATACCAGGGCTGGATGAGTTGGGAAAAAGGCAATTACATACCAGCCTGGGATACCTGGAAATGGGGATTGCTCGACTGGGGCAATACCATCAACCCATTGGCCTGCGCCTTAAAAACGGCCGATAAAGTAAATACTGTAAGCCCGGGCTATATGGAAGAACTCATGCAAAATGCTAATGGCCTGGAACCATTGTTTCACCAGGAATGGGCAAAGTGCAGCGGCATAATTAATGGTATAGATTATGTAGTTTGGAACCCCGAAACCGACTCTTATATTCTCGACAATTTTTCAATAAAAGATTTTAAAGCAGGTAAGCAACTCAATAAGAAAAAATTGTGCGATGATTTTGATATGGATATCAACCTTCCCTTATTCATTTTTATAGGCAGGCTTGTAGGGGAAAAATCTGCAGATTTGCTGGCACCTGCAATAAGCAGTGCCTTTGAAGAAAACGGTACCGTTTTTAATATACTCATTTTAGGTAGTGGCGAACCTTCGGTAGAACATGCATTGTACAGCCTCAACAATAAATGGGTAGGGTATTACAATACCCAAATTTCTTACAACGAAAAATTGAGCCACCAGATGTATGCCGGCGCTGATTTTTTATTGATGCCAAGCAGGGTAGAACCCTGTGGTCTCAACCAACTTTATGCAATGCGGTATGGCACCATGCCATTGGTAAGAAAAACGGGTGGGTTAAAAGATACCGTTCCAGATTTTGGTAATGAAGGCGGATATGGTATTACCTTTATACAGGCATCGGTAAAGGATATTACCCAAGCTATGCAAAGGGCATTAAAACTTTACAACAATCAAAAGCAACTCAATACTCTTAGGGAAACCATGATGAAGGTGAACAATAGCTGGGAACAAAGTGCAAAAAAATATATTGATCTCTATACATCCATACAATAA
- a CDS encoding MFS transporter, which translates to MSQTIDTNIKTNWGQFGVLISVFFFWGFVAASNDVLIPVFKEKLNLTQVQAQMVSFAFYVAYSVGSIIYFIISKIIGKDLLNRIGYKNGISVGLIVSALGTLLFIPAAANESFGLFITGLFIIGLGFSLQQTAANPLAINMGSLSTGSQRLSMAGGINNLGTTIGPLIVNLAIFGTVTAVAVGSLSTVKTPYIFLGAAFLIVAAIFYFSKVPNKLPTVHDDANEHPNETVIFDRGSPFKYPQLVLGMIAIFVYVGVEVSTAANLAEFMKQKLGTPTSGTAPYISLFWASLMIGRWTASVDAFGLKPSLKKIMQFLMPYIAFGVFLLVNAIAKHDLTPFYVYAFVILALIAANMVSKGNPARQLLIFSLFGIAALLVGIISPDYNISVYAFCSVGLFCSTLWPCIFTLSISGLGKQTSEGSNFLIFMICGGGFISLLQGWLSEEHNLGISMSYVVGIACFVYLAYYAIKAKTELKKQGIDLDKISQENNKSSH; encoded by the coding sequence ATGAGCCAAACAATTGATACCAATATTAAAACCAATTGGGGACAATTTGGTGTTTTAATCAGCGTGTTTTTTTTCTGGGGATTTGTAGCAGCCAGTAATGACGTACTTATACCAGTGTTTAAAGAAAAACTGAACTTAACCCAGGTGCAGGCTCAAATGGTATCGTTTGCATTTTATGTGGCCTATTCTGTGGGTTCTATTATCTATTTTATTATTAGCAAAATTATTGGGAAAGATCTTTTGAACCGCATTGGGTATAAGAATGGGATTAGTGTTGGTTTAATTGTTTCCGCTTTGGGAACCTTGCTTTTTATACCAGCAGCAGCAAATGAGTCTTTTGGTTTATTTATAACCGGTTTGTTTATTATTGGGCTTGGCTTTTCGTTGCAACAAACAGCAGCAAACCCACTAGCTATTAATATGGGCAGTTTAAGTACAGGCTCTCAAAGATTAAGTATGGCCGGCGGTATTAATAATTTGGGAACTACCATTGGTCCGTTAATTGTAAACCTGGCCATTTTTGGTACGGTTACAGCAGTTGCTGTAGGTTCATTATCTACCGTAAAAACGCCTTATATCTTTTTGGGTGCGGCATTTTTGATTGTAGCGGCAATATTTTATTTTTCGAAAGTGCCCAATAAATTGCCTACGGTACATGATGATGCGAACGAGCATCCCAATGAAACCGTAATTTTTGACCGTGGCTCCCCTTTTAAGTATCCCCAACTGGTATTGGGTATGATTGCCATTTTTGTATATGTAGGCGTAGAAGTAAGTACGGCAGCAAACCTTGCTGAATTTATGAAACAGAAATTAGGAACCCCTACCAGTGGCACTGCGCCCTATATTTCGTTGTTTTGGGCAAGCCTTATGATTGGCCGCTGGACAGCCTCAGTAGATGCTTTTGGTTTAAAACCGAGTTTGAAAAAAATAATGCAGTTTTTAATGCCGTATATTGCTTTTGGTGTTTTTTTACTGGTAAATGCCATTGCCAAACACGACCTTACCCCATTTTATGTTTATGCATTTGTGATATTGGCACTTATTGCAGCTAATATGGTAAGTAAGGGCAACCCGGCAAGGCAGTTACTCATTTTTAGTTTATTTGGAATTGCAGCTTTACTGGTAGGCATAATTTCACCAGACTATAATATAAGTGTGTATGCATTTTGTAGCGTGGGTTTGTTTTGCTCTACCCTTTGGCCTTGTATTTTTACACTTTCTATATCCGGGCTGGGCAAGCAAACCAGCGAAGGCTCTAATTTTTTAATTTTTATGATTTGCGGAGGTGGCTTTATTAGTTTATTGCAGGGTTGGTTATCCGAAGAACATAATTTAGGCATCAGCATGTCGTATGTAGTAGGTATTGCCTGTTTTGTTTATCTTGCTTACTATGCAATTAAAGCAAAAACGGAATTAAAAAAACAAGGTATTGACCTGGATAAAATAAGCCAGGAAAATAATAAATCGTCTCATTGA
- a CDS encoding ROK family protein — MDKNFAVGIDIGGTNTKFGVVNRNGEIIEQDRLLTNAYEQVEDFIDALHQLLMPMINRAGGVDAFLGIGMGAPNGNIYTGTIEYAPNLKWKGIIHIARLMQEKISLPTKLTNDANAAAMGEMLFGCAKDCQHFITITLGTGVGSGIVIDGKIVVGHDGFAGELGHTIIRPGGRLHKSTGMRGSLETYASATGVRDTALEMLQKYPEEGSLLRDFSINDLTSKTVYECAIRGDNIANEIFEFTGEILGESLANFVMFSSPEKIVLFGGLTKAGDLLMKPTRKAMEANLLPIFQNKVKLIFSELREADAAILGASALVW, encoded by the coding sequence TTGGATAAAAATTTTGCAGTAGGTATAGATATTGGTGGAACCAACACTAAGTTTGGCGTGGTGAACAGAAACGGAGAAATTATTGAACAGGACAGGCTCCTTACAAACGCTTACGAACAGGTAGAAGATTTTATAGATGCCTTGCATCAATTGCTCATGCCCATGATAAACCGTGCAGGTGGTGTGGATGCATTTTTGGGAATTGGTATGGGTGCGCCTAATGGTAATATTTATACCGGAACAATTGAATATGCACCAAATTTAAAGTGGAAAGGCATTATACATATTGCACGCCTGATGCAGGAAAAAATAAGCCTGCCAACAAAACTTACCAATGATGCCAATGCCGCTGCAATGGGCGAAATGCTTTTTGGCTGCGCCAAAGATTGCCAGCATTTTATTACCATTACTTTAGGAACGGGTGTAGGCAGTGGTATCGTTATTGATGGAAAAATTGTTGTTGGCCACGATGGCTTTGCCGGCGAACTTGGCCATACCATAATCCGCCCAGGCGGAAGGTTGCATAAAAGCACAGGTATGAGGGGAAGCCTGGAAACCTATGCCTCTGCAACCGGAGTAAGAGATACTGCTTTGGAAATGCTGCAAAAATATCCAGAAGAAGGCAGCCTCCTCAGGGACTTTAGTATTAACGACCTTACCAGCAAAACAGTTTACGAATGTGCCATAAGGGGCGATAATATTGCCAACGAAATTTTTGAGTTCACCGGCGAAATACTGGGTGAATCACTGGCCAATTTTGTTATGTTTTCATCACCGGAAAAAATTGTATTATTTGGCGGCCTCACTAAGGCCGGCGATTTGTTGATGAAACCTACAAGAAAAGCTATGGAAGCCAATTTGCTACCTATTTTTCAAAATAAAGTAAAACTTATTTTTAGCGAACTCAGGGAAGCTGATGCGGCAATTTTAGGCGCCAGCGCTTTAGTTTGGTAA
- a CDS encoding SRPBCC domain-containing protein, which yields MARDWTSFTITIGIKSTVGEMYNAWAKAGEIEKWFLETCTYIENNNTITGSDICVQSGSTYEWTWYLYNIMEKGKILQANGKDFFQFSFAGDCKVDVQLKETGEHVLVTLTQHNIPTDEESKFNIRIGCLEGWTFYLANLKCFYETGYDLRNKIPELKGVNN from the coding sequence ATGGCCAGGGATTGGACTTCTTTTACCATCACCATCGGCATTAAATCCACAGTAGGGGAAATGTATAATGCCTGGGCAAAAGCAGGTGAAATAGAAAAATGGTTTTTGGAAACCTGTACTTATATAGAAAATAATAACACTATAACAGGTTCCGATATTTGTGTACAATCAGGTAGTACTTATGAATGGACATGGTATTTGTATAATATTATGGAGAAAGGGAAAATACTGCAGGCAAACGGGAAAGATTTTTTTCAATTTAGTTTTGCCGGAGATTGTAAAGTAGATGTACAACTCAAAGAAACAGGGGAGCATGTTTTGGTAACTTTAACACAGCACAATATACCTACAGATGAAGAGTCGAAGTTTAATATACGCATTGGGTGCCTGGAAGGATGGACTTTTTACCTGGCCAATTTAAAATGTTTTTACGAAACCGGTTATGATTTACGCAACAAAATACCCGAACTTAAAGGAGTGAATAATTAA
- a CDS encoding DUF4199 domain-containing protein: MKNIKIEFKWAIIFTIMTLLWMVLEKLCGLHGKYIDYHLYLTNLFAIPAIWVMVLALKNKKNNYYSGNMNYKQGLVSGIIISAFIALLSPLTQWITSYVITPEYFPNVIRRSVELGYYKTTAEAEAVFNYKSYAINSSIFAMVFGVATTAIAMIFLKTKYK, from the coding sequence ATGAAAAATATTAAAATCGAATTTAAATGGGCAATTATTTTTACTATTATGACCTTGCTTTGGATGGTGCTTGAAAAGCTTTGCGGCTTGCATGGCAAGTATATTGATTACCATCTTTACCTCACCAACCTTTTTGCAATTCCGGCTATATGGGTAATGGTTTTGGCGCTTAAAAACAAAAAGAATAATTATTACAGCGGTAATATGAATTACAAGCAGGGATTGGTTTCGGGCATTATCATTTCTGCATTTATAGCCTTGCTCAGTCCGTTAACCCAATGGATAACTTCTTACGTAATTACACCAGAATATTTTCCCAATGTAATCAGGCGCTCGGTTGAACTGGGCTATTATAAGACCACCGCAGAAGCAGAAGCCGTTTTCAATTATAAAAGCTATGCTATTAATTCCAGCATTTTTGCAATGGTTTTTGGCGTGGCCACTACCGCAATTGCTATGATATTTTTAAAAACAAAATACAAATAA
- a CDS encoding YdeI/OmpD-associated family protein, producing MLSNKKWEKEIALLEAIISKMPMEKCIKWGAEVFTYNGRNVVSYGGFKNYFALWFFNAVFLKDKYKVLINAQEGKTKSLRQWRFFSKAEIDEKKIKEYIMEAIEIEQKGLKVPAEKFKALPVPQLLQDALQKNKKLKANFEKLTPGKQKEYIVFINEAKQEQTRLSRLEKIKPLILLSAGLNDKYK from the coding sequence ATGCTTAGCAACAAAAAATGGGAAAAGGAGATTGCTCTATTGGAAGCTATCATTTCAAAAATGCCCATGGAAAAATGTATTAAATGGGGAGCTGAAGTTTTTACTTACAATGGGAGGAACGTAGTAAGCTATGGTGGTTTTAAAAATTATTTTGCTCTTTGGTTTTTTAATGCTGTTTTTTTAAAAGACAAATACAAGGTTTTGATAAATGCACAGGAAGGCAAAACAAAATCATTAAGGCAATGGCGTTTTTTTTCAAAAGCAGAGATTGATGAAAAAAAAATTAAAGAATATATTATGGAAGCCATTGAAATTGAGCAAAAGGGCTTAAAGGTACCGGCTGAAAAATTTAAAGCCTTACCGGTACCTCAATTACTGCAGGACGCATTACAAAAAAATAAAAAACTAAAAGCAAATTTTGAAAAACTTACCCCGGGAAAACAAAAAGAATATATAGTTTTCATAAACGAAGCAAAGCAGGAACAAACCAGGCTAAGCCGTTTAGAAAAAATTAAACCACTTATATTGCTCAGTGCCGGGCTTAATGACAAATACAAATAA
- the topA gene encoding type I DNA topoisomerase: protein MAKNLVIVESPAKAKTIAGILGKDFEVKSCFGHIRDLEKSDMGIDIANNFTPTYIVPAEKLKVVQELKSLSKKADEVWLASDEDREGESISWHLAEVLNLDPKTTKRIVFHEITKPAIQNAISNPRYIDMNLVNAQQARRVLDRIVGFELSPVLWRKIGSQGGLSAGRVQSVAVKLIVEREREINAFNTISSFKVEATLAASYLNDKLINFKAEGERFNQKDNAEKFLRSCIGAAYKVTGIQVRPSKRSPAAPFTTSTLQQEASRKLGYGVSKTMMLAQKLYESGKITYMRTDSVNLSDTARQSIKKEISKKFGDNYLQERFYKTKSAGAQEAHEAIRPTYIENQQVGDPELNRLYELIWKRTVASQMSDAEFEKTTAKINISTNNAELTANGEVLRFDGFLKLYLESTDDEDNDEEAVSRLPNLVVGQQLQFVQLTATEKFSRPAARYTEASLVKKLEELGIGRPSTYAPTISTIIKRNYVVKKDKDAVKRNFVVLVLKESNIKITTDLENTGAEKSKLFPTDLGLVVTDFLNQHFTNVMDYSFTAEIEKDFDEIAEGKMKWSKMVSDFYGPFHNGVAHTLETASRAVGERVLGESEDKPVIARMGKYGPMVQIGATTDDEKPRFARLKYGQSIETISLEEAMDLFKLPLNLGEHEGMEVSVNIGRFGPYVKWGEQFISIPKGEEPTDMDLQRAIEIIGAKQIEDAPIGFYDDKPITKGKGRFGPFIKWNNMFINVSKAYNFDNLSQQECNELIEKKITKEANRFIQQWPQEKIAIENGRWGPFIRFGKKMLKIGVNKEGNKYAPEELASISIEDVKKMIEAVEPGTFQKKTAVKKKAATKKTSPKAAKKATKR, encoded by the coding sequence ATGGCCAAAAATTTAGTGATTGTAGAAAGTCCAGCCAAGGCAAAAACCATTGCCGGCATCCTCGGAAAAGATTTTGAGGTAAAAAGTTGCTTTGGGCATATAAGAGACCTGGAGAAAAGCGATATGGGAATTGATATTGCCAATAATTTTACCCCAACTTATATTGTGCCCGCCGAAAAGCTAAAAGTAGTTCAGGAACTTAAATCTCTTTCCAAAAAAGCCGATGAAGTGTGGCTTGCATCGGATGAGGACCGTGAAGGAGAAAGCATTAGCTGGCACTTGGCCGAGGTATTAAATCTAGACCCAAAAACAACTAAACGTATTGTATTTCATGAGATTACAAAGCCAGCTATTCAAAATGCCATTTCCAATCCACGTTATATAGATATGAACCTGGTAAATGCCCAGCAGGCACGCCGGGTTTTAGACAGAATAGTAGGTTTTGAATTAAGCCCTGTACTTTGGCGTAAAATTGGCAGCCAGGGTGGCCTAAGCGCCGGAAGGGTGCAAAGTGTGGCCGTTAAATTAATTGTGGAAAGAGAAAGAGAAATAAATGCTTTTAATACCATAAGCAGTTTTAAAGTAGAAGCTACACTTGCTGCAAGCTACTTAAACGACAAGCTCATCAATTTTAAAGCCGAAGGAGAACGCTTTAACCAAAAAGATAATGCAGAGAAATTTCTCCGTTCATGCATTGGAGCTGCGTATAAAGTTACGGGTATACAGGTGAGGCCTTCTAAACGCAGCCCGGCAGCGCCATTTACCACCAGTACCCTTCAGCAGGAAGCCAGCCGCAAACTGGGATATGGTGTAAGTAAAACAATGATGCTTGCCCAAAAGTTGTACGAAAGCGGTAAAATTACTTACATGCGTACCGATAGCGTAAATTTAAGTGATACAGCAAGACAATCTATAAAAAAAGAAATTAGCAAAAAATTTGGCGACAATTATTTACAGGAGCGGTTTTACAAAACCAAATCGGCGGGTGCACAAGAAGCTCACGAAGCCATTCGGCCTACCTATATAGAAAACCAGCAGGTTGGCGACCCGGAACTTAACCGGCTTTATGAGTTGATATGGAAACGTACCGTAGCCTCTCAAATGAGTGATGCCGAATTTGAAAAAACTACTGCTAAAATAAATATCAGTACCAATAATGCCGAATTAACGGCAAATGGAGAAGTATTAAGATTTGATGGCTTTTTGAAATTGTATCTCGAAAGTACCGACGATGAAGATAATGATGAAGAAGCCGTAAGCCGCCTGCCCAATTTAGTTGTGGGACAACAACTGCAATTTGTTCAACTTACCGCAACCGAAAAATTTAGCCGCCCTGCTGCAAGATATACCGAAGCCTCGCTGGTAAAAAAGCTGGAAGAGTTGGGCATTGGCAGGCCGAGTACTTACGCCCCTACCATTAGTACCATTATAAAAAGAAACTATGTAGTTAAAAAAGATAAAGATGCAGTAAAGCGCAACTTTGTGGTGCTGGTATTAAAAGAAAGTAATATTAAAATAACCACCGACCTGGAAAATACCGGAGCAGAAAAATCAAAACTCTTCCCTACCGATCTTGGCCTTGTAGTAACCGATTTTTTAAACCAGCATTTTACCAATGTAATGGATTATAGTTTTACGGCCGAAATTGAAAAAGACTTTGATGAAATTGCCGAAGGAAAAATGAAGTGGAGTAAAATGGTAAGCGATTTTTATGGGCCATTCCACAATGGCGTTGCACATACATTGGAAACAGCAAGCCGTGCAGTAGGCGAACGTGTGCTTGGCGAAAGCGAAGACAAACCGGTAATTGCCAGGATGGGAAAGTACGGACCAATGGTACAAATAGGCGCTACAACCGATGACGAAAAACCAAGGTTTGCCAGGTTGAAATATGGCCAAAGTATAGAAACCATTTCTTTGGAAGAAGCTATGGATTTATTTAAACTTCCCTTAAACCTTGGTGAGCACGAAGGCATGGAAGTATCGGTAAATATTGGCCGTTTTGGGCCTTATGTAAAATGGGGCGAGCAATTTATTTCTATACCCAAAGGAGAAGAACCTACGGATATGGATTTGCAAAGGGCAATTGAAATTATTGGAGCCAAGCAAATAGAAGATGCGCCTATAGGGTTTTATGACGATAAACCCATCACTAAAGGCAAAGGCAGGTTTGGGCCATTTATTAAATGGAACAATATGTTTATTAATGTTTCTAAGGCCTATAATTTTGATAATTTATCGCAGCAAGAGTGCAATGAACTCATAGAGAAAAAAATTACCAAGGAAGCCAATCGTTTTATTCAGCAATGGCCACAGGAAAAAATAGCCATAGAAAATGGCCGCTGGGGCCCGTTCATCCGTTTTGGAAAAAAAATGCTCAAAATTGGGGTGAATAAAGAAGGCAATAAATATGCACCTGAAGAATTAGCCTCAATAAGTATTGAAGATGTAAAAAAAATGATTGAAGCAGTTGAGCCAGGCACATTTCAAAAAAAGACGGCTGTTAAGAAAAAAGCTGCCACTAAAAAAACTTCCCCAAAAGCCGCAAAGAAAGCCACAAAAAGGTAG
- a CDS encoding T9SS type A sorting domain-containing protein, with the protein MKKFYFTTFAIATCLLTGYSVKAQCNGVKGPNMLGAKGTFSTPAITVNNNAAACTRSGSNSYNPIGNVGKALNGCSSNPGAMKPCSDYTYTSASGGLGPEGRYSILKTIGDATGGNCIKGDWRGQDHTGDGGYFMAVNGAPNSSTSPVFYKIKSIPVCVGATYEFSAWVINLLPGSSPAAIPGSEPNISFRVNGVVIANSGPIAYHANTTWVKVGGSFVATSDTVDLEVINATAVASGNDLGIDDISFNLCGSNIAVAEPLPANFCEGSTISVGFTVTDATASNKWYQWQKSTNGGTSFINDGNPAQATFIGATYILTKQISQLAASMNGYKYRLVVATSEAGLVNPDCGFYNEFTLVVPTCGPLPVTLTSFNGKYNNGLSSLDWSTSQEVNSDRFELMRSFNGTDFVKIATIETGNNSTVAKQYKYADRINGQGYVYYRLAQIDLDGKKTLSNTIRLSMGSKAGNFEVYPNPFTNNFTATFSADKANVADLKIANMNGQIVYKAKINVTKGSNAVQMRNIPSIPSGLYYITIQNDDLEYRTKVQKL; encoded by the coding sequence ATGAAAAAGTTTTACTTTACCACATTTGCCATTGCAACCTGTTTATTAACAGGGTACAGCGTAAAAGCTCAATGTAACGGCGTAAAAGGCCCTAACATGTTGGGGGCAAAAGGCACTTTCAGTACACCGGCTATTACCGTAAACAACAATGCCGCTGCTTGTACACGTTCCGGATCAAATTCATATAACCCTATTGGAAATGTGGGTAAAGCCCTTAACGGTTGTTCCTCAAATCCAGGAGCTATGAAACCATGCTCTGATTATACTTATACCAGTGCAAGTGGTGGCCTTGGTCCCGAAGGCAGATATAGTATTTTAAAAACTATTGGCGATGCTACTGGTGGAAACTGTATTAAAGGTGACTGGCGTGGCCAGGATCACACTGGCGATGGCGGATATTTTATGGCGGTTAATGGTGCACCAAATTCAAGCACAAGTCCGGTTTTCTATAAAATTAAATCAATTCCCGTATGTGTTGGCGCTACTTATGAATTTTCTGCCTGGGTAATTAACCTATTGCCTGGTAGTAGCCCTGCTGCAATTCCCGGTTCTGAACCAAATATTTCTTTCAGGGTAAACGGTGTTGTTATTGCTAATAGTGGCCCTATTGCTTATCATGCAAATACAACCTGGGTTAAAGTAGGTGGAAGCTTTGTAGCTACAAGCGATACTGTTGACCTCGAAGTAATTAATGCCACAGCAGTGGCCAGCGGAAATGACTTAGGTATCGATGATATTTCCTTTAACCTTTGCGGTTCCAATATTGCAGTTGCCGAACCTTTACCGGCAAACTTTTGCGAAGGCTCTACCATAAGCGTTGGTTTTACAGTTACCGATGCCACAGCTTCTAACAAATGGTACCAATGGCAAAAAAGCACCAATGGTGGTACTTCTTTTATCAATGATGGTAACCCTGCACAAGCAACATTTATTGGTGCAACTTATATATTAACCAAGCAAATAAGCCAATTGGCTGCCAGCATGAACGGTTATAAATACAGGCTGGTAGTTGCTACAAGTGAAGCCGGTTTAGTAAACCCCGATTGTGGTTTTTATAACGAATTTACACTTGTTGTACCCACATGTGGCCCTCTTCCTGTAACGCTTACTTCTTTTAACGGCAAATACAACAATGGTTTAAGTTCGCTTGATTGGTCAACCAGCCAGGAAGTAAACAGTGACAGGTTTGAACTAATGAGGAGCTTTAACGGTACCGATTTTGTAAAAATTGCTACTATTGAAACCGGAAACAACAGTACTGTTGCAAAGCAATACAAATACGCAGACAGGATAAACGGTCAGGGTTATGTTTATTACCGTCTTGCACAAATTGATTTGGACGGTAAAAAAACTTTAAGCAATACCATTCGCTTATCAATGGGAAGCAAAGCCGGTAATTTTGAAGTATATCCCAACCCTTTCACCAATAATTTTACGGCTACTTTTAGTGCAGATAAAGCCAATGTTGCCGATTTAAAAATTGCCAACATGAACGGCCAAATAGTTTATAAAGCAAAAATTAATGTTACCAAAGGAAGCAATGCCGTACAAATGCGTAATATTCCGTCAATACCTTCTGGTTTGTATTATATTACCATTCAAAATGACGACCTGGAATACAGAACAAAAGTTCAAAAGTTATAA
- a CDS encoding membrane protease subunit: protein MSYTNSSSAPLSTILKLVGIVILLVAIWMFTYPKYRVWQQGLEGEAELKRAEQNRKIAVQEAEAKKEAAKSLADAEIIRAQGVAKANEIIGGSLKGNEEYLRYLWIDNLEKGNNSVIYVPTEAGLPILEANRTPRPVTP, encoded by the coding sequence ATGAGTTATACAAATTCATCTTCGGCACCTTTAAGTACAATACTAAAACTTGTGGGCATTGTTATCCTTTTAGTGGCAATATGGATGTTTACCTATCCCAAATACAGGGTTTGGCAGCAAGGCCTTGAAGGAGAAGCAGAATTAAAACGTGCCGAACAAAACCGAAAAATTGCTGTGCAGGAAGCTGAAGCTAAAAAGGAAGCAGCAAAAAGCCTTGCAGATGCCGAAATAATAAGAGCACAAGGCGTGGCTAAAGCCAATGAAATAATTGGCGGTTCATTAAAAGGCAACGAAGAATACCTGCGCTATTTATGGATTGATAACCTTGAAAAAGGCAATAACTCTGTAATTTATGTGCCTACAGAAGCTGGCTTACCCATACTGGAAGCCAACAGGACGCCAAGGCCGGTAACACCATAA